The Desulfatitalea tepidiphila genome window below encodes:
- a CDS encoding terminase large subunit domain-containing protein: MAVTDKERKLAATLSDPVLWGQAYLYNRDGSGRDYWPHQVEDLRCPAKNIIHLDGRDVGKSIVLSTDALHYAFTTRGGQGLVAAPHQGHLDTIIEEIEFQLDTNPDLMNSIALTKYGKPKIHRKPYFRLEFTNGSVLYFRPAGAYGDAFRSLHVGRVWVDEGAWLTERAWKALRQCLKVGGTLRIYSTPNGLRDTTYYRLTSSDQFHVFRWPSWLNPLWTEDREAELLEFYGGRDSSGWQHEVAGEHGKPSYGAFNVEQFNLCRQDLLEYQKIVITDSEMRDCDTEEAAHDRLEMLLNLTPRSGQFWVGGDLGYTNDPTEIVVFQEMEIGERTLLKMILRVHLEHVSYPHIAQIIALLERYYTPAGIGVDNGGNGLAVVQELLTLDKYKGLELEGRLKGYDFGGMTRLAVRDGKEIKKRTKELMTSLINGALQRKQLIFPSDDLEVEDQFTTHTYTLRDGKIIYSKGNDHIIDAVRCAMLIREEGNLDPVGEEVVSLKPVLTNPIFI, from the coding sequence ATGGCGGTAACCGACAAGGAGCGCAAACTTGCGGCGACCCTGAGCGATCCCGTGTTGTGGGGGCAAGCCTACCTCTACAACCGGGATGGCTCAGGCCGCGACTACTGGCCGCATCAGGTGGAGGACCTGCGCTGCCCGGCCAAAAACATCATCCACCTCGACGGCCGGGACGTGGGCAAGTCCATCGTGCTCTCGACCGACGCGCTCCATTACGCCTTCACCACCCGGGGCGGCCAAGGCCTCGTCGCGGCTCCGCACCAGGGCCACCTCGATACCATCATCGAGGAGATCGAGTTCCAGCTCGACACCAACCCCGATCTGATGAACAGCATTGCCCTGACCAAGTACGGCAAGCCCAAGATCCACCGCAAACCCTATTTCCGGCTGGAGTTCACCAACGGTTCGGTGCTCTATTTCCGCCCGGCCGGGGCCTATGGCGACGCCTTTCGTTCGTTGCACGTGGGCCGCGTCTGGGTCGATGAAGGAGCCTGGCTGACCGAACGGGCCTGGAAGGCGCTGCGCCAGTGCCTCAAGGTCGGGGGGACGCTACGCATCTACTCAACGCCCAACGGCCTGCGCGACACCACCTATTACCGGCTCACCTCGTCGGATCAGTTCCATGTGTTCCGCTGGCCGTCATGGCTCAACCCCCTGTGGACCGAGGATCGCGAGGCCGAACTGCTGGAGTTCTACGGCGGCCGCGACAGCTCCGGCTGGCAGCACGAGGTGGCCGGTGAACACGGCAAGCCCTCCTATGGGGCCTTCAATGTCGAGCAGTTCAACCTCTGTCGGCAGGATCTGCTGGAGTATCAGAAGATCGTCATCACCGATTCCGAGATGCGCGACTGCGACACCGAGGAAGCGGCCCACGACCGTCTGGAGATGCTGCTCAACCTCACGCCCCGCAGCGGTCAGTTCTGGGTCGGCGGCGACCTGGGCTACACCAACGATCCCACCGAGATCGTTGTATTCCAGGAGATGGAGATCGGCGAGCGGACGTTGCTGAAGATGATCCTGCGCGTTCATCTCGAACACGTTTCCTATCCGCACATCGCCCAGATCATCGCGCTGCTGGAGCGTTACTACACCCCGGCGGGCATCGGTGTGGACAACGGTGGAAACGGTCTGGCGGTGGTTCAGGAATTGCTCACCCTGGACAAGTACAAAGGGCTGGAGCTGGAAGGCAGGCTCAAGGGATACGACTTCGGCGGCATGACCCGGCTGGCGGTGCGGGACGGCAAGGAAATCAAGAAGCGAACCAAGGAGCTGATGACCAGCCTCATCAACGGAGCCCTGCAGCGCAAGCAGCTCATTTTCCCCTCGGACGACCTGGAGGTGGAAGACCAGTTCACCACCCACACCTACACCCTGCGGGACGGCAAGATCATCTATTCCAAGGGCAACGACCACATCATCGACGCGGTGCGCTGCGCCATGCTGATCCGGGAAGAAGGCAACCTCGACCCGGTCGGCGAAGAAGTGGTTTCGCTCAAGCCGGTCCTCACCAATCCGATTTTTATCTGA
- a CDS encoding phage portal protein family protein — MCGCHGRNYREDHVESTAHQDEQPESLDTTGFVIAPLAAAAALDSAAFSKVNAAEAIPATWEERARKAWEYYVEEPLVKNCVNSWRTFAVGDEIKITSDDENLKEQALEAAWRLNVSQFIKDMVLQLLVKGDAIGFKRFTKSGQDIEELVCVNPVSVKVKYAQGELIEARQFPEDTPGGGESIPLPVEQVVHLKWDAPAFSPRGNSLVLPAFQAIELLRDYRRAEQAIAKRWATPFRLLKVGGAFGQKMVMPDQRMLEQVRDMVNKMDMKSGLVVPFYVSVETHGTDGQVLNVEDKVKEVKEDIVVALGLSRSLVTGDGPNFATASVSMQKMMVMIREIKQAARKLLDWVFDDWMELNGHGDKSIQFIFNDLDPSDAVDFKKLLIELYDRKLISRSSLQLKMDLDPDIEAANRETERKQIDLMDEKQVKPVVDMVVSGILSVPRARKMLGIPAEDDEPTAEAALVWSGDLESTGIAAVCDECSHFIADTNHCRVHNSERTFDAPACRFIDRREPR, encoded by the coding sequence ATGTGCGGCTGTCATGGCCGAAACTACCGAGAGGATCACGTGGAAAGCACCGCTCATCAAGACGAACAACCCGAAAGCCTGGACACCACCGGCTTTGTCATCGCGCCGTTGGCCGCTGCGGCCGCGCTCGACTCGGCAGCCTTCAGCAAGGTGAACGCCGCCGAAGCGATTCCGGCCACCTGGGAAGAACGCGCCCGCAAGGCCTGGGAATACTACGTCGAGGAGCCGCTGGTGAAGAACTGCGTCAACTCCTGGCGCACCTTCGCCGTGGGCGACGAGATCAAAATCACCAGCGATGACGAGAACCTAAAGGAGCAGGCCCTGGAGGCCGCCTGGCGGCTGAACGTCTCGCAGTTCATCAAGGACATGGTTCTTCAGCTTCTGGTGAAAGGTGACGCCATCGGCTTCAAGCGCTTCACCAAGTCCGGCCAGGACATCGAGGAGCTAGTCTGTGTCAACCCGGTTTCGGTCAAGGTCAAATACGCCCAGGGCGAACTGATCGAGGCCCGGCAATTTCCCGAGGACACACCCGGCGGCGGCGAATCCATTCCGCTGCCCGTCGAGCAGGTGGTCCACCTTAAATGGGACGCACCGGCCTTCTCGCCCCGGGGCAACTCCCTCGTGCTTCCCGCCTTTCAAGCCATCGAACTGCTGCGCGACTACCGCCGGGCCGAACAGGCCATCGCCAAGCGCTGGGCCACGCCGTTCCGCCTGCTCAAGGTGGGCGGCGCGTTCGGCCAGAAGATGGTGATGCCGGACCAGCGGATGCTCGAACAGGTCCGCGACATGGTCAACAAGATGGACATGAAAAGCGGCCTGGTGGTCCCGTTCTACGTCAGCGTCGAGACCCACGGCACCGACGGACAGGTCCTCAACGTCGAGGACAAGGTCAAGGAGGTGAAGGAAGACATCGTGGTGGCTCTGGGGCTGTCACGCTCGCTGGTGACCGGCGACGGTCCGAATTTCGCCACCGCCTCGGTGAGCATGCAGAAGATGATGGTCATGATCCGCGAGATCAAACAGGCCGCACGCAAGCTCCTCGACTGGGTGTTCGACGACTGGATGGAACTGAACGGCCATGGCGACAAGAGCATCCAGTTCATCTTCAACGACCTCGATCCCAGCGACGCGGTCGATTTCAAAAAGCTCCTCATCGAACTCTACGACCGCAAGCTCATCAGCCGCTCCAGCCTTCAGCTCAAGATGGACCTGGACCCGGACATCGAGGCAGCCAACCGCGAGACCGAACGCAAACAGATCGACCTGATGGACGAGAAGCAGGTGAAGCCGGTGGTGGATATGGTGGTCTCCGGCATCCTCAGCGTGCCTCGCGCCCGGAAGATGCTCGGGATTCCGGCCGAGGATGATGAACCCACGGCGGAGGCGGCATTAGTCTGGTCGGGCGACCTGGAGTCCACCGGCATTGCTGCCGTGTGCGACGAGTGCAGCCACTTCATTGCTGACACCAACCACTGCCGGGTCCACAACAGCGAGCGCACCTTCGACGCCCCGGCCTGTCGTTTCATCGACCGCCGGGAGCCCCGCTGA
- a CDS encoding minor capsid protein has translation MPSDLKQRIQAATLKSLTARNRYNDQVTAQLTQALKQAEDEVARAILQYRSLGSLPDNKLAALKGLEKLQLELDDTMKRLKREQTLVFRKTTKDSFKLGIQQGIGELADAALPFYADLKPEGIDKLATKVFTIVDTNALDFMAQYNLTLAGDVHRELADGIKRTILNGVATGKGADDIVRDMGKVIIDKDSFRQAGSRVFSKAQYRMEMIARTEVLRAHNMGRLKFHERVGIQKLEWLAMEDERMCPVCGGLDGKTFPIDKFPQQPAHPHCRCTNIVAWPMTVCGSEMVAKAAAQASQGDACILPPHVLEGMADAQAKENAKLKSAFENGDIADLGSLTVKQLQTLAKQNGVAIARTKADFIKLLDLAEPGIDHGDLAGAALSAKLKEHKIGLLRTKEELVELLGLKQAELKQAKLLAAQMAKIPPAEGLEGMTAQQLKEMAKENGISLNMTKQETIELLDKLEPGVDHSGLMGKELAAAKQKHGIGILKNKQQLVEALQKKAGADMAESVKKKAVDEAKLKLILKQKTALEDAAKAVVVPDTPSSYKDFLDAIAKAEQAVSGGTDLPQELLAAHSKEIALKKQLFQDQVGKLKSAELKTLAKETKVQYWQWANKDELTTLFTETDPAKIKAVQASIDTKHAAWAEKHGGKKKTAPAKPATPKKEPPKPAPQPIPVKPPEPKIGKKGAEFATVDTAWQQKGLSSKFKKSGKAAVGGAHEKEFWTDENGDKWLFKPIGRKDDEFIAFGEEAAYKIGRLIDPHSIEVHTIQLNGRTGSIQKWRTDLREDFDFRNILPQDLTTIELEQIQREHVVDWLIANHDGHSKQFIRARDGRVYGIDKGQAFKFLGQDKLSLDYHPNGVCGEEEPFYNKVFRAAKEGKVRVDPNATLRYIQEVEKIADEDYLDLLRPYAEGRFAKDPAGLRHFYDLALERKHNLRRDFEGYYADVLGDRGFRFDKLSTATGKKKLLSAAEETLVEEARKLGWQGKTLPFDSGDVEDQNALIFTESFKGKKRTVVKMKIRPDTDRRIDEVLRRYVQTAAGEKGQPLVEDSFYPTILDAVKNVNFHVGDGKYNRTKIDKALRLRKKLETLQKSADPKVKEMADHYLKWVKEIEESVDWDRATNGVFEQYLPKLDAQKPKEKPPFKVERGKVTHTKRRIGSGTITVEADDIDNRALFNHNSRMQDGHQYTVTFEDGTRVRYRPWSDTNLYAQRGELEMILEGDATPGRVEAMLEKLEQLGIDTRVATAENAEQMYLEKLAYIRKTDKSADFKRLQKSLDDRNATTTERVQALRGYWQKELGVQDITQLSGYNPLGEYQAGFLDRDAKGGYRHQFRFDITEEDLEKQMKGYSLVHDLTNGESMSGFIDSIMENNGAMVSTVEKMRMGVAPGGMSPVADMQTGGASYFFTRIKKQPASDASPALYFKKQMLRRMDAISYDHDAYGKVIDDYVQRNRGASIDDWKRFSQRHGNETIFKYSVTLLDNIEFIVARSDNERREIIQSFTRRGIKKLPDGRKVEDIVHTSQSWSKRKQ, from the coding sequence ATGCCGTCGGACCTCAAGCAACGCATCCAGGCGGCCACACTGAAGAGTCTGACGGCCCGCAACCGCTACAACGACCAGGTCACGGCCCAGCTCACCCAGGCGCTGAAACAGGCCGAAGACGAGGTCGCCCGCGCCATCCTCCAGTACCGCTCTCTCGGCTCCCTGCCGGACAACAAGCTCGCCGCTCTCAAGGGGCTGGAAAAGCTCCAGCTCGAACTCGACGACACCATGAAGCGGCTCAAACGGGAGCAGACCCTGGTCTTTCGCAAGACGACCAAGGACTCCTTCAAACTCGGCATCCAACAGGGAATTGGAGAGCTCGCCGACGCGGCGCTGCCGTTCTACGCTGACCTGAAGCCCGAGGGCATCGACAAGTTGGCCACCAAGGTGTTCACCATCGTCGACACCAACGCCCTCGACTTCATGGCGCAGTACAACCTCACACTCGCCGGTGACGTCCACCGCGAACTCGCAGACGGCATCAAGCGCACCATCCTGAACGGCGTCGCCACGGGCAAGGGAGCCGACGACATCGTCCGGGACATGGGCAAGGTGATCATCGACAAGGACTCCTTTCGCCAGGCCGGAAGCCGGGTGTTCAGCAAGGCGCAGTACCGCATGGAGATGATCGCCCGCACTGAGGTCCTCCGCGCCCACAACATGGGCAGGCTCAAGTTCCACGAGCGTGTCGGCATCCAGAAACTGGAATGGCTGGCCATGGAGGACGAGCGCATGTGCCCGGTCTGCGGCGGCCTGGACGGCAAGACCTTTCCCATCGACAAGTTCCCCCAGCAACCCGCGCATCCGCACTGCCGCTGCACCAATATCGTGGCGTGGCCGATGACCGTCTGCGGCAGCGAGATGGTCGCCAAGGCCGCAGCCCAGGCATCGCAGGGGGACGCCTGCATTCTCCCGCCCCATGTGCTGGAAGGCATGGCCGACGCCCAGGCCAAGGAGAACGCCAAGCTCAAGAGCGCCTTTGAAAACGGCGACATCGCCGACCTCGGCTCGCTGACGGTTAAACAGCTCCAGACCCTGGCGAAGCAGAACGGCGTGGCCATTGCCCGGACCAAGGCCGATTTCATCAAGCTGCTCGACCTGGCCGAACCCGGGATCGATCACGGTGACCTGGCCGGAGCGGCGCTCAGCGCCAAGCTCAAGGAACACAAGATCGGCCTGCTGCGGACCAAGGAAGAACTGGTCGAGCTGCTCGGACTGAAACAGGCGGAACTCAAACAGGCCAAGCTGCTCGCCGCCCAGATGGCGAAGATCCCTCCCGCCGAGGGGCTGGAGGGCATGACCGCCCAGCAGCTCAAGGAGATGGCGAAGGAGAACGGCATCTCCCTCAACATGACCAAACAGGAGACCATCGAGCTGTTGGACAAGCTGGAACCCGGCGTGGACCACAGCGGCCTGATGGGCAAGGAACTCGCGGCGGCCAAACAGAAGCACGGCATTGGCATCCTCAAGAACAAGCAGCAGCTCGTCGAGGCGCTGCAGAAGAAGGCCGGTGCCGACATGGCCGAGTCGGTCAAGAAAAAGGCGGTCGACGAGGCCAAGCTGAAGCTGATTCTGAAACAGAAAACGGCCCTCGAAGACGCCGCCAAGGCCGTCGTCGTTCCCGACACGCCGAGCAGCTACAAGGATTTCCTCGACGCGATTGCCAAGGCGGAACAGGCGGTTTCCGGCGGCACAGATCTGCCCCAGGAGCTGCTCGCGGCCCACAGCAAGGAAATCGCCCTCAAAAAACAGCTCTTCCAGGATCAGGTCGGCAAACTGAAATCGGCGGAGCTCAAGACGCTCGCCAAGGAGACCAAGGTCCAGTATTGGCAGTGGGCCAACAAAGACGAGCTGACCACGCTCTTCACCGAGACCGATCCCGCGAAAATCAAAGCGGTTCAGGCCAGCATCGACACCAAGCACGCAGCCTGGGCCGAAAAGCATGGCGGCAAAAAGAAAACCGCTCCGGCCAAGCCCGCCACGCCGAAGAAAGAGCCACCGAAACCGGCTCCGCAGCCGATCCCGGTCAAGCCGCCCGAGCCCAAGATCGGCAAGAAAGGCGCGGAGTTCGCCACCGTCGATACCGCGTGGCAGCAGAAGGGTCTGTCTTCGAAATTCAAGAAATCCGGCAAGGCCGCTGTCGGCGGCGCACACGAAAAGGAATTCTGGACCGATGAGAACGGCGACAAATGGCTGTTCAAGCCCATTGGCCGCAAGGACGATGAGTTCATCGCCTTCGGAGAGGAAGCCGCCTACAAGATCGGCCGCCTGATCGACCCCCATTCCATCGAGGTGCACACCATCCAATTGAATGGCCGCACCGGCTCCATCCAGAAATGGCGCACCGATCTGCGGGAAGACTTCGATTTTCGCAACATCCTGCCCCAGGATCTGACCACCATCGAACTGGAGCAGATCCAGCGCGAGCATGTGGTCGACTGGCTGATCGCCAATCACGACGGACATTCCAAGCAGTTCATCCGTGCCCGGGACGGTCGCGTCTACGGAATCGACAAAGGCCAGGCCTTCAAGTTTCTGGGCCAGGACAAGCTCTCGCTCGACTATCACCCCAACGGCGTCTGCGGCGAGGAAGAGCCGTTTTACAACAAGGTCTTCCGGGCGGCCAAGGAAGGGAAGGTACGGGTCGATCCGAACGCGACCCTTCGCTACATCCAGGAAGTCGAAAAGATCGCCGACGAGGATTACCTCGATCTGTTGCGGCCCTACGCCGAGGGACGGTTCGCCAAGGACCCGGCCGGGCTGCGGCATTTCTACGACCTGGCCCTGGAGCGAAAACACAATCTCCGGCGGGACTTCGAGGGCTATTACGCCGATGTGCTGGGGGATCGGGGTTTCCGCTTCGACAAGCTGAGTACCGCCACCGGCAAGAAAAAGCTGCTCTCCGCCGCCGAAGAGACCCTGGTCGAGGAGGCCCGCAAACTCGGCTGGCAGGGCAAGACGCTGCCCTTCGACAGCGGCGACGTGGAGGACCAAAACGCGCTGATCTTCACCGAGAGCTTCAAGGGGAAGAAGCGTACCGTGGTCAAGATGAAGATCCGGCCGGACACCGACCGCCGCATCGACGAGGTGCTGCGCAGGTATGTGCAGACGGCGGCCGGGGAAAAGGGACAACCGCTGGTCGAAGACAGCTTCTATCCGACGATTCTGGACGCCGTCAAAAACGTCAACTTCCACGTGGGCGACGGCAAGTACAACCGGACCAAGATCGACAAGGCCCTGCGCCTGCGCAAGAAACTGGAGACTCTGCAGAAGAGCGCCGACCCCAAGGTCAAGGAGATGGCGGACCACTATCTGAAATGGGTGAAGGAGATTGAGGAGTCCGTCGATTGGGACCGGGCCACCAATGGCGTTTTCGAACAGTATCTGCCCAAGCTCGACGCGCAGAAACCCAAGGAGAAACCGCCGTTCAAGGTGGAGCGCGGCAAGGTGACCCACACCAAGCGCAGGATCGGTTCCGGCACCATCACTGTAGAGGCCGACGACATCGACAATCGGGCGCTGTTCAATCACAACTCCCGCATGCAGGACGGACACCAGTACACCGTCACCTTCGAGGACGGCACCCGGGTCCGCTATCGCCCCTGGTCGGACACCAACCTCTATGCCCAGCGCGGCGAGCTGGAAATGATCCTGGAAGGCGACGCCACCCCCGGACGGGTCGAGGCGATGCTGGAAAAGCTCGAACAGCTCGGCATCGATACCCGGGTGGCCACGGCGGAAAACGCCGAGCAGATGTATCTCGAAAAGCTCGCCTACATCCGCAAGACCGACAAGAGCGCCGACTTCAAACGGCTGCAGAAATCCCTCGACGACCGCAACGCCACCACCACCGAGCGGGTTCAGGCTCTGCGCGGCTATTGGCAAAAGGAACTGGGTGTCCAGGACATCACCCAGCTTTCCGGGTACAACCCGCTGGGCGAATACCAGGCGGGCTTTCTGGACCGCGACGCCAAGGGCGGATACCGGCACCAGTTCCGGTTCGACATCACCGAGGAGGACCTGGAAAAACAGATGAAGGGCTACTCGCTGGTCCACGATCTGACCAACGGCGAGAGCATGTCCGGCTTTATCGACTCGATCATGGAAAACAACGGAGCCATGGTCAGCACGGTCGAGAAGATGCGCATGGGCGTGGCTCCGGGCGGAATGTCCCCGGTGGCCGACATGCAGACCGGTGGTGCGAGCTATTTCTTCACCCGAATCAAGAAGCAACCGGCCAGCGACGCCTCACCGGCCCTCTACTTCAAGAAACAGATGCTGCGGCGCATGGACGCCATCAGCTATGACCATGACGCCTACGGCAAGGTGATCGACGACTACGTGCAGCGCAACCGGGGAGCCAGCATCGATGATTGGAAGCGGTTCTCGCAACGCCATGGCAACGAAACCATCTTCAAATACTCGGTGACGCTGCTGGACAACATCGAGTTCATCGTGGCCAGAAGCGACAACGAACGCCGGGAGATCATCCAGAGTTTCACCCGGCGTGGCATCAAGAAACTGCCCGACGGGCGCAAGGTGGAGGACATCGTCCATACCTCGCAAAGCTGGAGCAAACGCAAACAATGA